A single Montipora foliosa isolate CH-2021 chromosome 7, ASM3666993v2, whole genome shotgun sequence DNA region contains:
- the LOC138009833 gene encoding uncharacterized protein — protein MRDDLTCILDEDLSSHCLCALHCEMRNTEQILKSVGLLAYEISSLPECNAELARYGPDNFYGDRITVKVKSEQKTAVGRNNIKFASCSGSTERQILNDIEDIVDKSRPCKKLEAHFKDAEAAKLCILNKITFCEARQRYYSEMLESGIYVRDFGTRLEENQLARSDVAQEIERQNTFWREKGKEIENEFKKLYKPQPAPKLKKKGKTKQMLNERNKELNAYAAALTKELIMKVCSMWKEIAEIIRDREFREDEQHLIDIFDIQCKEWGFVLLELFGTSLGTGDYGHLTVEHVPMLFRIHTTVRDLSNQGFESGHKLQRQLYSRASSEGNRLVIQR, from the exons ATGAGAGATGATCTCACATGTATTCTTGACGAGGACTTGTCTTCACATTGTCTGTGTGCATTGCATTGCGAGATGCGAAACACTGAGCAAATTCTGAAAAGTGTGGGACTTCTGGCCTATGAAATAAGCTCCCTGCCGGAATGCAATGCAGAACTTGCCAGATATGGCCCTGACAACTTTTATGGGGATCGAATCACTGTAAAGGTCAAATCTGAACAGAAAACAGCTGTTGGGAGAAATAATATCAAGTTTGCCTCTTGTTCAG gaagcaCAGAACGCCAAATCTTAAATGACATTGAGGATATAGTGGATAAATCTCGGCCATGTAAAAAGCTCGAAGCTCACTTTAAAGATGCTGAAGCTGCCAAACTGTGCATCCTTAACAAAATAACTTTTTGCGAGGCACGGCAAAGG TACTATAGTGAGATGTTGGAGAGTGGGATTTATGTCAGAGATTTCGGAACGAGACTTGAAGAAAATCAATTGGCTAGATCAG ATGTTGCACAGGAGATTGAAAGACAAAACACATTTTGGCGTGAAAAGGGAAAAGAGATTGAAAATGAATTCAAAAAGCTGTACAAACCCCAGCCTGCTccaaaactgaaaaagaaagggaagacAAAGCAGATGTTGAATGAGAGAAATAAAGAGCTCAATGCCTATGCAGCTGCTCTCACAAAGGAATTAATAATGAAG GTGTGCTCTATGTGGAAAGAAATAGCTGAAATCATAAGAGACCGGGAATTTCGTGAAGATGAACAACATCTCATTGACATATTTGATATACAG TGCAAAGAATGGGGTTTTGTTCTCTTGGAACTGTTTGGCACTAGTCTTGGGACTGGTGATTATGGCCATTTGACAGTGGAACATGTCCCAATGTTATTCAGAATCCATACAACAGTACGAGACCTCTCAAATCAAGGATTTGAATCTGGACATAAACTGCAAAGACAACTGTATTCAAGAGCAAGttctgaagggaataggttggtgatccaaaggtaa